The following are encoded together in the Bacillus cereus group sp. RP43 genome:
- a CDS encoding cysteine desulfurase family protein, whose product MIYFDNSATTKPYPEALQSYVTVAGKYFGNPSSIHSLGGEAERLLTQSRTIAAQLLHVKPSEIIFTSGGTEGNNLAIKGIAMRNRSRGKHIITTNIEHASVFEAYKQLEDLGFDVTYLPVNEHGVVSVEDVKRALREDTILVSIIHVNNETGAIQPVTEIGTLLSNYPKIRFHVDHVQGIGKVPLDLYASHIDLCSISGHKFHSVKGTGLLYVRDGVRLDPILSGGQQELKYRSGTENLPGIVAMVKALRMTMEQVKEKVVHLQNLQTELVRFFKEMEAVTINTSLEYAAPHILNVSFVGLKPEVVVHALEEHGVYVSTKSACSSKANEVSRVLVSMGVPHAAATSAIRISLAPDNTMEEVKQFEGIVKETMPKLYEVMR is encoded by the coding sequence ATGATCTATTTTGATAATAGTGCGACGACGAAGCCATATCCAGAAGCTCTTCAATCGTATGTAACGGTTGCGGGGAAATATTTTGGTAACCCTTCTTCTATTCACTCGCTTGGAGGAGAGGCAGAGCGTCTATTAACACAATCGAGAACGATTGCGGCACAGCTCCTTCACGTTAAACCTTCTGAAATTATTTTCACATCAGGTGGAACGGAAGGGAATAACCTTGCGATTAAAGGGATAGCGATGAGGAATCGTTCGCGCGGCAAACATATCATTACAACAAATATTGAACACGCGTCTGTGTTTGAGGCATATAAACAATTAGAAGATCTCGGTTTTGATGTAACATATTTACCGGTTAACGAGCACGGTGTTGTATCGGTAGAAGATGTAAAACGAGCACTTCGTGAAGATACGATTCTTGTGTCAATTATTCACGTGAACAACGAGACTGGAGCGATTCAGCCTGTTACTGAAATTGGAACATTATTATCGAACTATCCGAAAATAAGATTCCACGTGGACCATGTACAAGGGATAGGAAAAGTACCACTTGATTTATACGCTTCTCATATTGACCTTTGTTCAATATCTGGACATAAATTTCATAGCGTAAAGGGGACAGGTCTTCTTTACGTACGTGATGGTGTAAGATTAGATCCAATCTTATCAGGTGGTCAACAAGAGCTCAAGTATCGTTCAGGTACAGAAAATTTACCTGGTATTGTAGCGATGGTGAAAGCACTTCGTATGACGATGGAACAAGTGAAAGAAAAGGTAGTTCATTTGCAAAATTTACAAACAGAGCTGGTCCGTTTCTTTAAAGAGATGGAAGCTGTAACGATTAATACATCACTTGAATATGCGGCACCGCACATTTTAAATGTATCATTCGTCGGTTTAAAACCAGAAGTAGTCGTTCATGCTTTAGAAGAGCATGGTGTATATGTATCGACGAAGTCTGCTTGTTCTTCAAAAGCAAATGAAGTGAGCCGAGTACTAGTGTCAATGGGAGTACCGCACGCCGCAGCTACAAGTGCGATTCGCATTAGTTTAGCACCAGACAACACGATGGAAGAAGTAAAACAATTTGAAGGTATTGTTAAAGAGACAATGCCAAAATTATATGAAGTGATGAGGTAA
- the thiI gene encoding tRNA uracil 4-sulfurtransferase ThiI, with the protein MMTYEYILVRYGEMTTKGKNRSKFVSTLKDNVKFKLKKFPNIKIDATHDRMYIQLNGEDHEAISERLKDVFGIHKFNLAMKVPSELEDIKKGALAAFLQVKGDVKTFKITVHRSDKRFPMKTMELLPEIGGHILENTEDITVDVHNPDVNVRIEIRSGYSYIMCGEHMGAGGLPVGVGGKVMVLLSGGIDSPVATYLTMKRGVSVEAVHFHSPPFTSERAKQKVIDLAQELTKYCKRVTLHLVPFTEVQKTINKEIPSSYSMTVMRRMMMRITERIAEERNALAITTGESLGQVASQTLDSMHTINEVTNYPVIRPLITMDKLEIIKIANEIGTYDISIRPYEDCCTVFTPASPSTKPKREKANRFEAKYDFAPLIEEAVANKETMVLQTVEVVAEEEKFEELF; encoded by the coding sequence ATGATGACATATGAATATATTTTAGTTCGTTATGGAGAGATGACGACAAAAGGAAAGAACCGTTCTAAGTTTGTAAGTACGTTAAAAGATAATGTGAAATTCAAATTGAAAAAATTCCCAAACATTAAAATTGATGCAACACATGATCGTATGTACATTCAGTTAAATGGTGAAGACCATGAAGCAATTTCTGAAAGATTGAAAGATGTATTTGGTATTCATAAGTTTAACTTAGCAATGAAAGTACCATCAGAATTAGAAGATATTAAAAAAGGTGCATTAGCAGCTTTCTTACAAGTAAAAGGTGATGTGAAGACATTTAAAATTACAGTGCACCGTTCTGATAAGCGCTTCCCAATGAAGACGATGGAGTTACTTCCAGAAATCGGTGGGCACATTTTAGAAAATACAGAGGATATCACAGTAGATGTTCATAATCCAGATGTGAATGTACGTATAGAAATTCGCAGTGGTTACAGCTATATTATGTGTGGTGAGCACATGGGAGCTGGCGGTTTACCAGTTGGCGTTGGCGGAAAAGTAATGGTACTTCTTTCTGGTGGTATCGATAGCCCGGTAGCAACGTACTTAACGATGAAACGCGGTGTATCTGTGGAAGCAGTTCACTTCCATAGTCCACCTTTCACAAGTGAGCGTGCAAAACAAAAAGTAATCGATTTAGCACAAGAGTTAACGAAATACTGTAAACGTGTAACACTTCACCTTGTTCCATTTACTGAAGTGCAAAAAACGATTAATAAAGAAATTCCATCTAGCTATTCTATGACAGTTATGCGTCGTATGATGATGCGTATTACAGAGCGTATTGCAGAGGAGCGTAATGCACTTGCAATTACGACTGGTGAAAGTCTTGGACAAGTAGCGAGCCAAACGTTAGATAGTATGCATACAATTAACGAAGTGACAAACTATCCTGTTATTCGTCCGCTTATTACGATGGATAAATTAGAAATTATTAAAATTGCAAATGAAATTGGAACGTATGATATTTCAATTCGTCCATATGAAGACTGCTGTACAGTATTTACACCAGCAAGTCCATCGACGAAACCGAAGCGTGAGAAAGCAAATCGTTTTGAAGCGAAGTACGATTTTGCGCCGTTAATTGAAGAGGCTGTAGCGAACAAAGAAACAATGGTATTACAAACAGTAGAAGTAGTGGCTGAAGAAGAAAAATTCGAAGAACTTTTCTAA
- a CDS encoding alpha/beta-type small acid-soluble spore protein encodes MASTNKLAVSGAQAALDQMKYEIAQEFGVQLGADATSRANGSVGGEITKRLVSLAEQQLGGYQK; translated from the coding sequence ATGGCAAGCACAAATAAATTAGCAGTATCTGGTGCTCAAGCAGCATTAGATCAAATGAAATACGAAATCGCTCAAGAGTTTGGTGTTCAACTTGGAGCTGATGCAACATCTCGCGCTAACGGATCTGTTGGTGGCGAAATTACTAAACGTCTAGTTTCACTAGCTGAGCAACAATTAGGCGGTTACCAAAAATAA
- a CDS encoding acyl--CoA ligase — protein sequence MKREELLAPPSYNLVSEIEKYTNDKEKLALIWQDDKGNRREITYFELMQGANRIGNAFIKSGLQKGDKLLIMMPRLIEAYMTYIAAIKAGFVVIPSSEMLRKKDIEYRIGHGEVKAIVSYEPYIGQFDGVEAVESLQKFVLSERSVDGWTNLKTALETESDMLEMAKTDKEDMVFLSYTSGTTGNPKGVVHTHAWAYAHLRTSAPNWLGIEENDVVWATASPGWQKWIWSPFVATLGSGATGFVYHGKFEPKTYLSLLGDNKVNVLCCTPTEYRLMAKVENLNEYNLEALHSAVSAGEPLNREVIETFQRHFDITVRDGYGQTENTLLVGIMKGMDIRPGSMGKPTPGNHVDIVNEEGIPVQVGEVGDIAVHIETPALFKQYYKDDERTAMQFRGDYYITGDKAKKDEDGYFWFEGRGDDIIISSGYTIGPFEVEDALVKHPYVRECAVVASPDEIRGSVVKAFIVLRENIEKNEETLIPVLQQHVKELTAPYKYPRKIEFVDELPKTISGKIRRIELRKQEMELPSK from the coding sequence ATGAAGAGAGAGGAATTGTTGGCGCCGCCGTCTTATAACTTAGTTTCGGAAATAGAGAAATATACGAATGATAAAGAGAAGCTTGCTTTAATTTGGCAAGATGATAAAGGGAATAGACGAGAGATTACATATTTTGAATTAATGCAAGGTGCGAATAGAATTGGAAACGCTTTTATAAAAAGTGGCTTACAAAAAGGGGACAAGCTCCTTATTATGATGCCGCGCTTAATTGAAGCTTACATGACGTATATTGCTGCGATTAAAGCAGGATTTGTCGTTATTCCAAGCTCAGAAATGTTGCGTAAAAAAGATATTGAGTATCGTATTGGGCACGGAGAAGTAAAAGCTATCGTAAGTTACGAACCGTATATTGGACAATTTGACGGCGTAGAAGCGGTGGAATCTCTTCAAAAATTCGTCTTGAGCGAGCGTTCAGTAGATGGTTGGACGAATTTAAAAACAGCATTAGAAACAGAAAGTGACATGTTAGAAATGGCGAAGACAGATAAAGAAGATATGGTCTTTTTATCTTATACGTCAGGGACGACAGGAAATCCGAAAGGTGTCGTTCATACGCATGCGTGGGCATACGCTCATTTACGTACGAGTGCCCCAAATTGGCTCGGAATTGAAGAGAATGATGTTGTATGGGCAACAGCTAGTCCTGGCTGGCAAAAGTGGATTTGGAGCCCGTTTGTAGCGACTCTCGGTTCAGGTGCAACTGGATTTGTATACCATGGTAAATTTGAACCGAAAACGTATTTGAGTTTATTAGGCGATAATAAGGTGAATGTGCTTTGTTGTACGCCGACTGAGTATAGATTAATGGCAAAGGTAGAAAACTTAAATGAGTATAATTTAGAAGCGTTACATAGCGCTGTATCAGCTGGTGAGCCGTTAAACAGAGAAGTCATTGAAACGTTCCAAAGGCATTTTGATATTACGGTAAGAGACGGTTATGGGCAAACGGAAAACACATTGCTCGTTGGGATAATGAAAGGGATGGATATTAGACCAGGATCAATGGGAAAACCAACGCCAGGAAACCATGTTGATATCGTAAATGAAGAAGGTATTCCGGTACAGGTAGGAGAAGTTGGTGATATTGCAGTTCACATTGAAACACCAGCCCTCTTTAAGCAATATTATAAAGATGATGAGCGCACAGCGATGCAATTCCGTGGTGATTATTATATTACGGGTGATAAGGCGAAAAAAGATGAAGACGGCTATTTCTGGTTTGAAGGCCGCGGAGATGATATCATTATTAGCTCTGGTTATACAATCGGGCCGTTTGAAGTAGAAGATGCACTTGTAAAACACCCATACGTAAGAGAATGTGCGGTTGTCGCAAGTCCAGATGAAATTCGCGGAAGTGTTGTGAAGGCATTTATCGTATTAAGAGAGAATATAGAAAAGAACGAAGAAACATTAATTCCAGTGCTCCAACAACACGTCAAAGAACTGACTGCACCATATAAATACCCTCGCAAAATTGAATTTGTAGATGAACTACCAAAAACGATTTCTGGAAAAATTCGCCGTATTGAACTTAGAAAACAAGAGATGGAACTACCTTCAAAATAA